A region from the Kribbella shirazensis genome encodes:
- a CDS encoding phosphoribosyl-ATP diphosphatase, translating into MKRFEELFAELGEKARTRPEGSGTVAELDAGVHAIGKKLVEEAAESWMAAEYESKDRAAEELSQLLYHAQVMMHALGLDLDDVYRHL; encoded by the coding sequence ATGAAGAGATTTGAGGAGTTGTTCGCCGAGCTGGGTGAGAAGGCGCGGACGCGGCCGGAGGGTTCCGGGACCGTGGCCGAGCTGGATGCCGGCGTGCACGCGATCGGCAAGAAGCTGGTCGAAGAGGCCGCCGAGTCCTGGATGGCCGCCGAGTACGAGAGCAAGGACCGGGCCGCGGAGGAGCTGTCACAGCTGCTGTACCACGCCCAGGTGATGATGCACGCCCTCGGCCTGGATCTCGACGACGTGTACCGACATCTGTAG
- the hisG gene encoding ATP phosphoribosyltransferase codes for MLRVAVPNKGSLSEAATEMLSEAGYKQRRTTKDLTLTDSANEVEFYYLRPRDIAVYVGEGTLDVGISGRDLVLDSHADAEVIMGLGFGSSTFRFAGRPGVAESIKDLAGKRIATSYAGVLQDHLAENGVDAAVVRLDGAVESAVQLGVADVIADVVETGTTLRQAGLEVFGDPILQSEAVLIKRHGVETPPNGLHQLVRRLEGVLIARNYVMMDYDIRAEDVDAATAVAPGLESPTVSPLHRQGWVAVRVMVQRAEAQRLMDQLWEVGARAILTTDIHACRI; via the coding sequence ATGCTGCGCGTCGCAGTACCGAACAAGGGCTCGCTGAGCGAAGCCGCCACCGAAATGCTGTCCGAGGCCGGCTACAAGCAGCGCCGGACCACCAAGGACCTGACTCTCACCGACTCGGCCAACGAGGTCGAGTTCTACTACCTCCGCCCGCGCGACATCGCCGTGTACGTCGGCGAGGGCACGCTCGACGTCGGCATCTCCGGCCGTGACCTGGTGCTCGACTCGCACGCGGACGCCGAGGTCATCATGGGCCTCGGGTTCGGCTCGTCCACCTTCCGGTTCGCCGGACGGCCCGGTGTCGCGGAGTCCATCAAGGACCTGGCCGGGAAGCGGATCGCCACGTCGTACGCCGGGGTGCTCCAGGACCACCTCGCCGAGAACGGTGTCGACGCCGCTGTCGTACGCCTCGACGGAGCCGTCGAGTCCGCGGTCCAGCTGGGCGTCGCGGACGTCATCGCGGACGTCGTCGAGACCGGTACGACGCTGCGCCAGGCCGGGCTCGAGGTGTTCGGGGACCCGATCCTCCAGTCGGAGGCCGTGCTGATCAAGCGGCACGGCGTCGAGACCCCGCCGAACGGCCTGCACCAGTTGGTGCGCCGGCTCGAGGGCGTCCTGATCGCGCGCAACTACGTGATGATGGACTACGACATCCGCGCCGAGGACGTCGACGCGGCCACCGCGGTCGCGCCCGGTCTGGAGTCGCCGACGGTCTCCCCGCTGCACCGGCAGGGCTGGGTCGCCGTCCGTGTGATGGTCCAGCGCGCCGAGGCGCAGCGCCTGATGGACCAGCTGTGGGAGGTGGGCGCCCGTGCCATCCTCACCACCGACATCCACGCCTGCAGGATCTGA
- a CDS encoding PH domain-containing protein gives MPTDDPDPAAPASSDRLFTFHPRIVALMAGGMGLSLIAVFGVIWFRLSPDDRATFDLFQRLTLLAFFGAVLWILYRMTTLRVTAYPDRLRVRNVFKSYTLQWSEITALRFRPGDAWLQLFDADDNRLGILAIQAAEGSRASRAAKELAAVAREHGAGPRSRPEK, from the coding sequence ATGCCGACCGACGACCCCGATCCCGCCGCACCGGCCAGTTCCGATCGGTTGTTCACGTTCCACCCGCGGATCGTGGCGTTGATGGCCGGTGGGATGGGGTTGTCGCTGATCGCGGTGTTCGGGGTGATCTGGTTCCGGTTGTCGCCGGACGATCGGGCGACGTTCGACCTGTTCCAGCGGCTCACGTTGCTGGCGTTCTTCGGCGCGGTGCTGTGGATCCTGTACCGGATGACGACGCTGCGCGTCACGGCGTACCCGGACCGGCTGCGCGTGCGGAACGTCTTCAAGTCGTACACGCTGCAGTGGTCCGAGATCACCGCCCTGCGGTTCCGGCCCGGGGACGCGTGGCTGCAGCTGTTCGATGCCGACGACAACCGGCTCGGGATCCTCGCGATCCAGGCCGCCGAGGGTTCGCGGGCGTCCCGCGCCGCGAAGGAGCTGGCGGCGGTCGCCCGCGAACACGGCGCGGGACCTAGATCGAGACCTGAAAAGTAG
- a CDS encoding aldose 1-epimerase family protein: MNVFPSGEQWVLQGGGYEATVVSVGGGLRRLTYDGRPILLGYGEDEAAHAGIGQHLFPWPNRITDGQYTFDGTDQQLALTEPARKNAIHGLTRWATWQRLDDGSDPAALAVGHRLHDHPGYPHQLDLRLDYRLDAPTPPTSPQPPSSPQSGSPQTPPSGSPQQPGTPQQSGSPQPTASHQRPGSPQLPGSPQLSGGLTVIATATNIGRNSAPYGYGAHPYLTVGRPIDECVLEFTATDRLEVSADRMAPIGLTPVAGSPYDFRSARTIGTTTIDNAFTGLGAEWSVTLSDPDTGTRSVLTSDTPWMQLFTGEAVGRTALAVEPMTCPPDAFRTGQDLVVLKPGESHTTTFQVSI; this comes from the coding sequence ATGAATGTCTTCCCATCCGGTGAGCAGTGGGTCCTCCAAGGCGGCGGGTACGAGGCGACCGTGGTGAGTGTCGGCGGCGGGCTGCGCCGGCTCACGTACGACGGACGCCCGATCCTGCTGGGGTACGGCGAGGACGAGGCGGCGCACGCCGGGATCGGGCAGCACCTGTTCCCGTGGCCGAACCGGATCACCGACGGGCAGTACACCTTCGACGGCACCGACCAGCAGCTCGCCCTCACCGAGCCCGCCCGCAAGAACGCGATCCACGGCCTGACCCGCTGGGCGACCTGGCAACGCCTCGACGACGGCTCGGACCCGGCCGCACTCGCAGTCGGCCACCGCCTGCACGACCACCCCGGCTATCCCCACCAACTCGACCTACGCCTGGACTACCGCCTGGACGCTCCAACGCCACCCACCTCGCCCCAACCGCCCAGCTCACCCCAATCGGGCTCGCCCCAGACGCCGCCGTCCGGCTCACCCCAACAGCCCGGCACACCCCAACAGTCCGGCTCACCCCAGCCGACCGCCTCACACCAGCGGCCCGGCTCACCCCAGCTGCCCGGCTCGCCCCAGCTCTCGGGCGGGCTCACTGTCATCGCCACTGCCACCAACATCGGTAGGAACTCAGCGCCGTACGGCTATGGAGCTCATCCGTATCTGACCGTAGGACGCCCGATCGACGAATGCGTCCTCGAGTTCACCGCAACCGACCGTCTGGAAGTATCCGCAGACCGCATGGCGCCCATCGGACTCACACCGGTGGCCGGCTCACCGTACGACTTCCGCAGCGCACGCACGATCGGCACGACCACGATCGACAACGCCTTCACCGGCCTGGGCGCCGAGTGGTCGGTGACGCTCAGCGACCCGGACACGGGCACCCGCTCCGTGCTGACGAGCGACACACCGTGGATGCAGCTCTTCACCGGCGAGGCGGTCGGGCGTACGGCGCTCGCGGTCGAGCCGATGACCTGCCCTCCCGACGCCTTCCGCACCGGCCAGGACCTCGTCGTCCTGAAGCCGGGCGAGTCGCACACGACTACTTTTCAGGTCTCGATCTAG